A genomic stretch from Amycolatopsis sp. 195334CR includes:
- a CDS encoding aminotransferase class V-fold PLP-dependent enzyme, which translates to MSSAEQVLAELRALRAGDLPTHGARTLAYVYDSGLSGVDELAAGAHALAAHANGLDPTAFPSLLRLENDLVAATAELVGATADTVGAVTSGGTESCLLAVLAARTGAPDVREPSMVLPETAHAAFHKAAHFFGVRAIPVPVDPVTFRADPAAMAAAIDEHTVLVVASAPSYAHGVLDPIAEIAAAASASGVRMHVDACIGGWVLPHLGAPPFGFEVPGVTSVSVDLHKYAYCPKGVSVLLHANAELRRGHYFASADWPGYTMLNTTVQSTRSGGPLAAAWAVVRHIGPERYRRLALDARAAAEEIAAGIDKIGGLRVLGSPDSTLVALALDGTPGFDLFTVADEMSARDWYVQPQFAHGVSPANLHLTLSAANRGHEREFLADLEAAVAAARAAGPVEVDARVLEFVAALDPAQLTSEQFAGLLAAAGLGDAGALPTRMAEVNTLLAAAPARLRERLLLEFLGQLHD; encoded by the coding sequence ATGAGCTCCGCCGAACAGGTGCTCGCCGAACTCCGCGCCCTGCGCGCCGGCGACCTGCCCACGCACGGTGCCCGCACGCTGGCCTACGTCTACGACAGCGGACTGTCCGGAGTGGACGAACTGGCGGCCGGGGCGCACGCGCTGGCCGCACACGCCAACGGGCTCGACCCGACCGCGTTCCCCAGCCTGCTGCGCCTGGAGAACGACCTGGTGGCCGCGACCGCGGAACTGGTCGGCGCCACGGCGGACACGGTCGGCGCGGTGACCTCCGGCGGCACCGAATCCTGCCTGCTGGCGGTGCTCGCCGCGCGGACCGGCGCCCCGGACGTGCGCGAGCCGTCGATGGTGCTGCCGGAGACCGCGCACGCCGCCTTCCACAAGGCCGCGCACTTCTTCGGCGTGCGCGCCATCCCGGTGCCGGTCGACCCGGTGACCTTCCGCGCCGACCCGGCGGCGATGGCGGCCGCGATCGACGAGCACACCGTGCTGGTGGTGGCCAGCGCGCCGTCCTACGCGCACGGCGTGCTCGACCCGATCGCCGAGATCGCCGCGGCCGCCTCGGCCAGTGGCGTCCGCATGCACGTCGACGCCTGCATCGGCGGCTGGGTGCTGCCGCACCTCGGCGCGCCGCCGTTCGGCTTCGAGGTGCCGGGCGTGACCAGCGTTTCGGTCGACCTGCACAAGTACGCCTACTGTCCCAAGGGCGTCTCGGTCCTGTTGCACGCGAACGCCGAACTGCGCCGCGGGCACTACTTCGCCAGCGCCGACTGGCCCGGCTACACGATGCTCAACACCACCGTGCAGTCCACCCGCTCGGGCGGTCCGCTGGCGGCGGCGTGGGCGGTGGTCCGGCACATCGGGCCCGAGCGCTACCGGCGGCTGGCGCTCGACGCGCGGGCGGCGGCGGAGGAGATCGCCGCCGGGATCGACAAGATCGGCGGCCTGCGCGTGCTCGGGTCACCGGACTCGACGCTGGTGGCACTCGCGCTGGACGGCACCCCCGGCTTCGACCTGTTCACCGTGGCCGACGAGATGTCGGCGCGGGACTGGTACGTCCAGCCGCAGTTCGCGCACGGCGTCTCCCCGGCGAACCTGCACCTGACCCTGTCGGCGGCGAACCGGGGCCACGAACGCGAGTTCCTGGCCGATCTCGAAGCGGCGGTGGCCGCGGCGCGCGCGGCCGGGCCGGTCGAGGTGGACGCGCGGGTGCTGGAGTTCGTCGCCGCGCTGGATCCCGCGCAACTCACCTCGGAGCAGTTCGCCGGGCTGCTCGCGGCGGCCGGACTCGGGGACGCCGGTGCGCTGCCCACCCGGATGGCGGAGGTCAACACCCTGCTCGCGGCCGCCCCGGCCCGGCTGCGGGAGCGGCTGCTGCTGGAATTCCTGGGGCAGTTGCACGACTGA
- a CDS encoding LLM class flavin-dependent oxidoreductase: MMEIGVILPSVAAQLEQGLDLRDAARHAEAAGLDGVWMGDHLATGMSTLDSVAGLATAAAVTERVRIGTSVFVPAIRPLAWAAKQLASLQHLSGGRLVLGVGSGGGAAQWAAAGVPFTERGRRTDLALELLPELLAGKPVRFAHEPGAPVVQLAPAVRSPLIWVGNDSAVARRRAARFGDGWFPSLIPVDEVVRGRGQLAELAGEYERPLPTVTVGGVVSFGGTSAADLAEQIAGGYGMAIERARRVPITGTPDDAADRFAEYAAAGVGHLVLGIGGGDWREQVDRLAQARRLLLG, encoded by the coding sequence ATGATGGAGATCGGGGTGATCCTGCCGTCGGTCGCGGCGCAGCTCGAACAGGGGCTCGACCTGCGGGACGCGGCCCGGCACGCGGAGGCGGCCGGCCTGGACGGGGTCTGGATGGGCGACCACCTGGCCACCGGCATGTCCACTTTGGACAGCGTGGCCGGGCTGGCCACCGCCGCCGCGGTTACCGAGCGGGTGCGCATCGGCACCAGCGTGTTCGTGCCCGCGATCCGGCCGCTGGCCTGGGCCGCCAAGCAACTGGCCAGCCTGCAGCACCTCTCCGGCGGCCGACTCGTCCTGGGGGTCGGGTCGGGCGGCGGGGCGGCGCAGTGGGCGGCGGCCGGGGTGCCCTTCACCGAACGGGGCAGGCGCACGGACCTCGCCCTGGAACTGCTGCCGGAGCTGCTGGCCGGCAAGCCGGTGCGGTTCGCGCACGAACCGGGCGCGCCGGTGGTCCAGCTGGCGCCCGCGGTCCGGTCACCGCTGATCTGGGTGGGCAACGACTCGGCGGTGGCCAGGCGGCGGGCGGCGCGCTTCGGGGACGGCTGGTTCCCCTCGCTCATCCCGGTGGACGAGGTGGTCCGGGGCCGGGGGCAGCTGGCCGAGCTGGCGGGGGAGTACGAGCGGCCGCTGCCGACGGTGACCGTGGGCGGGGTGGTCTCCTTCGGCGGCACCTCGGCCGCGGACCTGGCCGAGCAGATCGCCGGCGGCTACGGCATGGCCATCGAGCGGGCGCGGAGGGTGCCGATCACCGGCACCCCGGACGACGCGGCCGACCGGTTCGCCGAGTACGCCGCCGCCGGGGTGGGCCACCTCGTGCTCGGCATCGGTGGCGGGGACTGGCGCGAGCAGGTCGACCGGCTGGCCCAGGCCCGGAGGCTGCTGCTGGGGTGA